One part of the Glycine max cultivar Williams 82 chromosome 14, Glycine_max_v4.0, whole genome shotgun sequence genome encodes these proteins:
- the LOC100804219 gene encoding protein ALP1-like isoform X2 has product MKLPTTFADPESLSYLYTLLQSSFDQMNDPTNNNNNNTSTTGRKRRRKNEDDDDDGGGDGDDGSSNNNNNKRSKKKKEELKGILTSILLLDEQEKLDQQQNNRVSEEEKFSLETNHKKKTKAMLQYYSNLDEYYSHVEESERVKRKKSRGMARAVAVVACEREGEGGGGSAEGVKSGVGGSQRRLWVKDRSGAWWDGCNKEDFPEEEFRKAFRMGRETFDMICDELNSAIVKEDTTLRNAIPVRQRVAVCLWRLATGDPLRIVSKRFGLGISTCHKLVLEVCTAIKSVLMPKYLNWPDEGSLRRVKSEFEGVSGIPNVVGSMYTSHVPIIAPKISVAAYFNKRHTERNQKTSYSITVQGVVDHRGVFTDVCIGWPGSMPDDQVLEKSALFQRANGGLLKGVWIVGSSGYPLMDWVLVPYSQQNLTWTQHAFNEKIGEVQKVARDAFARLKGRWSCLQKRTEVKLQDLPVVLGACCVLHNICELKGEKIDPELKVDLVDDEMVPEVALRSMSSMKARDAIAHNLLHHVPIIGSLYA; this is encoded by the exons aTGAAACTCCCAACAACGTTTGCAGACCCAGAATCCTTGTCTTACCTTTACACCTTGCTCCAATCTTCCTTCGACCAAATGAATGATcccaccaacaacaacaacaacaacacttcCACAACTGGGAGAAAACGCCGCAGAAAAAAcgaggatgatgatgatgatggtggtggtgatggtgatgatggttcatccaacaacaacaacaacaaaaggagcaagaagaagaaggaggagcTAAAGGGTATCCTCACTTCAATTCTCTTGTTAGACGAACAAGAGAAACTTGACCAGCAACAGAACAACAGGGTCTCAGAGGAAGAAAAGTTTTCATTGGAAACGAATcacaagaagaaaacaaaggcCATGCTTCAGTACTATTCCAACCTTGACGAGTATTACAGCCACGTCGAGGAGTCAGAGAGGGTGAAGAGGAAGAAGTCACGCGGCATGGCACGTGCGGTGGCGGTGGTAGCGTGCGAAAGAGAGGGAGAGGGTGGTGGTGGTAGTGCTGAAGGGGTGAAATCTGGTGTGGGAGGCTCACAGAGAAGGCTGTGGGTGAAGGATCGTTCAGGGGCATGGTGGGATGGATGCAACAAAGAGGATTTTCCTGAAGAAGAGTTTAGAAAGGCTTTTAGGATGGGAAGAGAAACTTTTGATATGATTTGTGACGAATTGAATTCTGCAATTGTGAAGGAAGACACCACTTTGAGGAATGCTATTCCTGTGAGGCAAAGGGTGGCTGTGTGTTTGTGGAGATTGGCCACTGGGGACCCTCTTAGGATTGTGTCTAAGAGGTTTGGTTTGGGGATATCAACTTGTCACAAGCTTGTGCTTGAGGTTTGCACTGCTATTAAGTCTGTGCTTATGCCAAAGTACTTGAATTGGCCTGATGAGGGTTCATTGAGGAGGGTGAAGAGTGAGTTTGAGGGTGTTTCTGGGATCCCTAATGTTGTAGGGTCTATGTACACCTCTCATGTGCCTATTATAGCTCCTAAGATTAGTGTGGCTGCTTATTTCAACAAGAGGCACACTGAGAGGAATCAGAAGACGTCTTATAGTATTACTGTTCAAGGGGTGGTGGATCATAGAGGGGTGTTCACTGATGTGTGCATTGGGTGGCCTGGTTCAATGCCTGATGATCAGGTGTTGGAAAAAAGTGCCCTTTTTCAAAGGGCTAATGGGGGGCTTTTGAAGGGGGTTTGGATTGTGGGGAGTTCAGGGTACCCTTTGATGGATTGGGTTTTGGTGCCTTATAGCCAGCAGAATCTGACTTGGACTCAGCATGCTTTCAATGAGAAGATTGGGGAGGTTCAGAAGGTGGCTAGGGATGCTTTTGCTAGGTTGAAAGGGAGGTGGAGTTGCTTGCAGAAGAGGACTGAGGTGAAGCTGCAGGACTTGCCAGTCGTGCTTGGGGCATGCTGCGTGCTGCATAATATATGCGAGTTGAAGGGAGAGAAGATTGACCCTGAGCTGAAGGTTGATCTGGTGGATGATGAGATGGTACCTGAGGTTGCCTTGAGGTCAATGAGCTCCATGAAGGCTAGGGACGCGATCGCACATAATCTTCTGCATCATG TTCCAATAATTGGAAGCTTGTATGCTTAA
- the LOC100804219 gene encoding protein ALP1-like isoform X4, which produces MKLPTTFADPESLSYLYTLLQSSFDQMNDPTNNNNNNTSTTGRKRRRKNEDDDDDGGGDGDDGSSNNNNNKRSKKKKEELKGILTSILLLDEQEKLDQQQNNRVSEEEKFSLETNHKKKTKAMLQYYSNLDEYYSHVEESERVKRKKSRGMARAVAVVACEREGEGGGGSAEGVKSGVGGSQRRLWVKDRSGAWWDGCNKEDFPEEEFRKAFRMGRETFDMICDELNSAIVKEDTTLRNAIPVRQRVAVCLWRLATGDPLRIVSKRFGLGISTCHKLVLEVCTAIKSVLMPKYLNWPDEGSLRRVKSEFEGVSGIPNVVGSMYTSHVPIIAPKISVAAYFNKRHTERNQKTSYSITVQGVVDHRGVFTDVCIGWPGSMPDDQVLEKSALFQRANGGLLKGVWIVGSSGYPLMDWVLVPYSQQNLTWTQHAFNEKIGEVQKVARDAFARLKGRWSCLQKRTEVKLQDLPVVLGACCVLHNICELKGEKIDPELKVDLVDDEMVPEVALRSMSSMKARDAIAHNLLHHVC; this is translated from the exons aTGAAACTCCCAACAACGTTTGCAGACCCAGAATCCTTGTCTTACCTTTACACCTTGCTCCAATCTTCCTTCGACCAAATGAATGATcccaccaacaacaacaacaacaacacttcCACAACTGGGAGAAAACGCCGCAGAAAAAAcgaggatgatgatgatgatggtggtggtgatggtgatgatggttcatccaacaacaacaacaacaaaaggagcaagaagaagaaggaggagcTAAAGGGTATCCTCACTTCAATTCTCTTGTTAGACGAACAAGAGAAACTTGACCAGCAACAGAACAACAGGGTCTCAGAGGAAGAAAAGTTTTCATTGGAAACGAATcacaagaagaaaacaaaggcCATGCTTCAGTACTATTCCAACCTTGACGAGTATTACAGCCACGTCGAGGAGTCAGAGAGGGTGAAGAGGAAGAAGTCACGCGGCATGGCACGTGCGGTGGCGGTGGTAGCGTGCGAAAGAGAGGGAGAGGGTGGTGGTGGTAGTGCTGAAGGGGTGAAATCTGGTGTGGGAGGCTCACAGAGAAGGCTGTGGGTGAAGGATCGTTCAGGGGCATGGTGGGATGGATGCAACAAAGAGGATTTTCCTGAAGAAGAGTTTAGAAAGGCTTTTAGGATGGGAAGAGAAACTTTTGATATGATTTGTGACGAATTGAATTCTGCAATTGTGAAGGAAGACACCACTTTGAGGAATGCTATTCCTGTGAGGCAAAGGGTGGCTGTGTGTTTGTGGAGATTGGCCACTGGGGACCCTCTTAGGATTGTGTCTAAGAGGTTTGGTTTGGGGATATCAACTTGTCACAAGCTTGTGCTTGAGGTTTGCACTGCTATTAAGTCTGTGCTTATGCCAAAGTACTTGAATTGGCCTGATGAGGGTTCATTGAGGAGGGTGAAGAGTGAGTTTGAGGGTGTTTCTGGGATCCCTAATGTTGTAGGGTCTATGTACACCTCTCATGTGCCTATTATAGCTCCTAAGATTAGTGTGGCTGCTTATTTCAACAAGAGGCACACTGAGAGGAATCAGAAGACGTCTTATAGTATTACTGTTCAAGGGGTGGTGGATCATAGAGGGGTGTTCACTGATGTGTGCATTGGGTGGCCTGGTTCAATGCCTGATGATCAGGTGTTGGAAAAAAGTGCCCTTTTTCAAAGGGCTAATGGGGGGCTTTTGAAGGGGGTTTGGATTGTGGGGAGTTCAGGGTACCCTTTGATGGATTGGGTTTTGGTGCCTTATAGCCAGCAGAATCTGACTTGGACTCAGCATGCTTTCAATGAGAAGATTGGGGAGGTTCAGAAGGTGGCTAGGGATGCTTTTGCTAGGTTGAAAGGGAGGTGGAGTTGCTTGCAGAAGAGGACTGAGGTGAAGCTGCAGGACTTGCCAGTCGTGCTTGGGGCATGCTGCGTGCTGCATAATATATGCGAGTTGAAGGGAGAGAAGATTGACCCTGAGCTGAAGGTTGATCTGGTGGATGATGAGATGGTACCTGAGGTTGCCTTGAGGTCAATGAGCTCCATGAAGGCTAGGGACGCGATCGCACATAATCTTCTGCATCATG TTTGTTGA
- the LOC100804219 gene encoding protein ALP1-like isoform X1, with product MKLPTTFADPESLSYLYTLLQSSFDQMNDPTNNNNNNTSTTGRKRRRKNEDDDDDGGGDGDDGSSNNNNNKRSKKKKEELKGILTSILLLDEQEKLDQQQNNRVSEEEKFSLETNHKKKTKAMLQYYSNLDEYYSHVEESERVKRKKSRGMARAVAVVACEREGEGGGGSAEGVKSGVGGSQRRLWVKDRSGAWWDGCNKEDFPEEEFRKAFRMGRETFDMICDELNSAIVKEDTTLRNAIPVRQRVAVCLWRLATGDPLRIVSKRFGLGISTCHKLVLEVCTAIKSVLMPKYLNWPDEGSLRRVKSEFEGVSGIPNVVGSMYTSHVPIIAPKISVAAYFNKRHTERNQKTSYSITVQGVVDHRGVFTDVCIGWPGSMPDDQVLEKSALFQRANGGLLKGVWIVGSSGYPLMDWVLVPYSQQNLTWTQHAFNEKIGEVQKVARDAFARLKGRWSCLQKRTEVKLQDLPVVLGACCVLHNICELKGEKIDPELKVDLVDDEMVPEVALRSMSSMKARDAIAHNLLHHVCGFLHTSSNNWKLVCLKLPSSELSKG from the exons aTGAAACTCCCAACAACGTTTGCAGACCCAGAATCCTTGTCTTACCTTTACACCTTGCTCCAATCTTCCTTCGACCAAATGAATGATcccaccaacaacaacaacaacaacacttcCACAACTGGGAGAAAACGCCGCAGAAAAAAcgaggatgatgatgatgatggtggtggtgatggtgatgatggttcatccaacaacaacaacaacaaaaggagcaagaagaagaaggaggagcTAAAGGGTATCCTCACTTCAATTCTCTTGTTAGACGAACAAGAGAAACTTGACCAGCAACAGAACAACAGGGTCTCAGAGGAAGAAAAGTTTTCATTGGAAACGAATcacaagaagaaaacaaaggcCATGCTTCAGTACTATTCCAACCTTGACGAGTATTACAGCCACGTCGAGGAGTCAGAGAGGGTGAAGAGGAAGAAGTCACGCGGCATGGCACGTGCGGTGGCGGTGGTAGCGTGCGAAAGAGAGGGAGAGGGTGGTGGTGGTAGTGCTGAAGGGGTGAAATCTGGTGTGGGAGGCTCACAGAGAAGGCTGTGGGTGAAGGATCGTTCAGGGGCATGGTGGGATGGATGCAACAAAGAGGATTTTCCTGAAGAAGAGTTTAGAAAGGCTTTTAGGATGGGAAGAGAAACTTTTGATATGATTTGTGACGAATTGAATTCTGCAATTGTGAAGGAAGACACCACTTTGAGGAATGCTATTCCTGTGAGGCAAAGGGTGGCTGTGTGTTTGTGGAGATTGGCCACTGGGGACCCTCTTAGGATTGTGTCTAAGAGGTTTGGTTTGGGGATATCAACTTGTCACAAGCTTGTGCTTGAGGTTTGCACTGCTATTAAGTCTGTGCTTATGCCAAAGTACTTGAATTGGCCTGATGAGGGTTCATTGAGGAGGGTGAAGAGTGAGTTTGAGGGTGTTTCTGGGATCCCTAATGTTGTAGGGTCTATGTACACCTCTCATGTGCCTATTATAGCTCCTAAGATTAGTGTGGCTGCTTATTTCAACAAGAGGCACACTGAGAGGAATCAGAAGACGTCTTATAGTATTACTGTTCAAGGGGTGGTGGATCATAGAGGGGTGTTCACTGATGTGTGCATTGGGTGGCCTGGTTCAATGCCTGATGATCAGGTGTTGGAAAAAAGTGCCCTTTTTCAAAGGGCTAATGGGGGGCTTTTGAAGGGGGTTTGGATTGTGGGGAGTTCAGGGTACCCTTTGATGGATTGGGTTTTGGTGCCTTATAGCCAGCAGAATCTGACTTGGACTCAGCATGCTTTCAATGAGAAGATTGGGGAGGTTCAGAAGGTGGCTAGGGATGCTTTTGCTAGGTTGAAAGGGAGGTGGAGTTGCTTGCAGAAGAGGACTGAGGTGAAGCTGCAGGACTTGCCAGTCGTGCTTGGGGCATGCTGCGTGCTGCATAATATATGCGAGTTGAAGGGAGAGAAGATTGACCCTGAGCTGAAGGTTGATCTGGTGGATGATGAGATGGTACCTGAGGTTGCCTTGAGGTCAATGAGCTCCATGAAGGCTAGGGACGCGATCGCACATAATCTTCTGCATCATG TTTGTGGCTTCTTACACACCAGTTCCAATAATTGGAAGCTTGTATGCTTAAAGCTCCCATCTAGTGAGCTCTCCAAAGGGTAG
- the LOC100804219 gene encoding protein ALP1-like isoform X3, translated as MKLPTTFADPESLSYLYTLLQSSFDQMNDPTNNNNNNTSTTGRKRRRKNEDDDDDGGGDGDDGSSNNNNNKRSKKKKEELKGILTSILLLDEQEKLDQQQNNRVSEEEKFSLETNHKKKTKAMLQYYSNLDEYYSHVEESERVKRKKSRGMARAVAVVACEREGEGGGGSAEGVKSGVGGSQRRLWVKDRSGAWWDGCNKEDFPEEEFRKAFRMGRETFDMICDELNSAIVKEDTTLRNAIPVRQRVAVCLWRLATGDPLRIVSKRFGLGISTCHKLVLEVCTAIKSVLMPKYLNWPDEGSLRRVKSEFEGVSGIPNVVGSMYTSHVPIIAPKISVAAYFNKRHTERNQKTSYSITVQGVVDHRGVFTDVCIGWPGSMPDDQVLEKSALFQRANGGLLKGVWIVGSSGYPLMDWVLVPYSQQNLTWTQHAFNEKIGEVQKVARDAFARLKGRWSCLQKRTEVKLQDLPVVLGACCVLHNICELKGEKIDPELKVDLVDDEMVPEVALRSMSSMKARDAIAHNLLHHGLAGTSFL; from the coding sequence aTGAAACTCCCAACAACGTTTGCAGACCCAGAATCCTTGTCTTACCTTTACACCTTGCTCCAATCTTCCTTCGACCAAATGAATGATcccaccaacaacaacaacaacaacacttcCACAACTGGGAGAAAACGCCGCAGAAAAAAcgaggatgatgatgatgatggtggtggtgatggtgatgatggttcatccaacaacaacaacaacaaaaggagcaagaagaagaaggaggagcTAAAGGGTATCCTCACTTCAATTCTCTTGTTAGACGAACAAGAGAAACTTGACCAGCAACAGAACAACAGGGTCTCAGAGGAAGAAAAGTTTTCATTGGAAACGAATcacaagaagaaaacaaaggcCATGCTTCAGTACTATTCCAACCTTGACGAGTATTACAGCCACGTCGAGGAGTCAGAGAGGGTGAAGAGGAAGAAGTCACGCGGCATGGCACGTGCGGTGGCGGTGGTAGCGTGCGAAAGAGAGGGAGAGGGTGGTGGTGGTAGTGCTGAAGGGGTGAAATCTGGTGTGGGAGGCTCACAGAGAAGGCTGTGGGTGAAGGATCGTTCAGGGGCATGGTGGGATGGATGCAACAAAGAGGATTTTCCTGAAGAAGAGTTTAGAAAGGCTTTTAGGATGGGAAGAGAAACTTTTGATATGATTTGTGACGAATTGAATTCTGCAATTGTGAAGGAAGACACCACTTTGAGGAATGCTATTCCTGTGAGGCAAAGGGTGGCTGTGTGTTTGTGGAGATTGGCCACTGGGGACCCTCTTAGGATTGTGTCTAAGAGGTTTGGTTTGGGGATATCAACTTGTCACAAGCTTGTGCTTGAGGTTTGCACTGCTATTAAGTCTGTGCTTATGCCAAAGTACTTGAATTGGCCTGATGAGGGTTCATTGAGGAGGGTGAAGAGTGAGTTTGAGGGTGTTTCTGGGATCCCTAATGTTGTAGGGTCTATGTACACCTCTCATGTGCCTATTATAGCTCCTAAGATTAGTGTGGCTGCTTATTTCAACAAGAGGCACACTGAGAGGAATCAGAAGACGTCTTATAGTATTACTGTTCAAGGGGTGGTGGATCATAGAGGGGTGTTCACTGATGTGTGCATTGGGTGGCCTGGTTCAATGCCTGATGATCAGGTGTTGGAAAAAAGTGCCCTTTTTCAAAGGGCTAATGGGGGGCTTTTGAAGGGGGTTTGGATTGTGGGGAGTTCAGGGTACCCTTTGATGGATTGGGTTTTGGTGCCTTATAGCCAGCAGAATCTGACTTGGACTCAGCATGCTTTCAATGAGAAGATTGGGGAGGTTCAGAAGGTGGCTAGGGATGCTTTTGCTAGGTTGAAAGGGAGGTGGAGTTGCTTGCAGAAGAGGACTGAGGTGAAGCTGCAGGACTTGCCAGTCGTGCTTGGGGCATGCTGCGTGCTGCATAATATATGCGAGTTGAAGGGAGAGAAGATTGACCCTGAGCTGAAGGTTGATCTGGTGGATGATGAGATGGTACCTGAGGTTGCCTTGAGGTCAATGAGCTCCATGAAGGCTAGGGACGCGATCGCACATAATCTTCTGCATCATGGTTTGGCTGGCACTTCTTTTCTTTAA